One genomic segment of Terrihabitans soli includes these proteins:
- the topA gene encoding type I DNA topoisomerase codes for MDVVIVESPAKAKTINKYLGPGYEVLASYGHVRDLPPKDGSVDPDSDFHMLWEVDAKSQKRLSDIAKALKGADRLILATDPDREGEAISWHVLEFLREKKALKDQKVQRVVFNAITKQSVLDAMKNPREIDGALVDAYLARRALDYLVGFTLSPVLWRKLPGARSAGRVQSVALRLVCDRELEIESFVSQEYWSLVALLATKKGEVFEARLVGADGKKINRLDIGKGEEAEAFKRALDFAKFTVASVESKPGKRHPWPPFTTSTLQQEASRKLGMSASNTMRTAQRLYEGVDIGGETVGLITYMRTDGVQIAPEAISQVRSFIGRSYDKRYLPGAPRMYKTKQKNAQEAHEAIRPTDVSRRPADVRKYLDRDQFALYELIWKRTIASQMESAEVERTTADIVAQAGGRGLELRATGTVTTFDGFLTLYQEDTDDPSDEDGSRLPQLAAHDDLDRREIKATQHFTEPPPRYTEASLVKKMEELGIGRPSTYAATLSVLQDRGYVTLDKKRFTPSDNGRLLTAFLESFFRRYVEYDFTAGLEEKLDLISDHELNWKDVLRDFWKDFEAAISGTKELRTTEVLDALNEILGPHVFPARADGGDPRQCQVCGTGRLSLKTGKFGAFIGCSNYPECRYTRQLSVPANSDATAGVGGDGVRVLGPDPDSGLDVSVRDGRFGPYVQLGEAVEKGDKPKRASIPKGWSVPELDLEKALSLLSLPREVGLDPESGKPILAGIGRYGPYVQLDGTYASLTGVDEVFEVGLNRAVTLIAEKKAGGGKSRFGAPAKNLGDHPEGGSVTMRAGRFGPYVSHGKINATIPRSMDSETITLDEAVALITAKAASGGGGKGRGKAPSKSKKAASAKKPAAEKPAAAKKPAAKKPAAKKPAAKKSVAKKPAKSAAS; via the coding sequence ATGGACGTCGTCATCGTCGAGTCGCCCGCTAAGGCCAAGACGATCAACAAATATCTAGGCCCCGGCTACGAGGTCCTGGCGTCCTATGGGCATGTCCGCGACCTGCCGCCGAAGGACGGATCGGTCGATCCCGATTCGGATTTCCACATGTTGTGGGAGGTCGATGCCAAGTCTCAGAAGCGGCTTTCGGACATCGCCAAGGCGCTGAAAGGCGCCGACCGGCTGATCCTCGCGACCGACCCCGATCGCGAAGGCGAGGCCATTTCCTGGCATGTGCTGGAATTTTTGCGCGAGAAGAAGGCGCTGAAGGACCAGAAGGTCCAGCGCGTCGTCTTCAACGCCATCACCAAACAATCCGTCCTCGACGCGATGAAGAACCCGCGCGAGATCGACGGCGCCCTGGTCGATGCCTATCTCGCCCGCCGCGCTCTCGACTATCTCGTCGGCTTCACGCTCTCGCCGGTGCTGTGGCGCAAGCTGCCGGGCGCCCGCTCGGCCGGCCGCGTGCAGTCCGTCGCGCTGCGCCTCGTCTGCGACCGCGAACTCGAAATCGAAAGTTTCGTCAGCCAGGAATACTGGTCGCTCGTCGCTTTGCTTGCGACCAAGAAGGGCGAGGTCTTCGAGGCGCGCCTCGTCGGCGCCGACGGCAAGAAGATCAATCGTCTCGATATCGGCAAGGGCGAAGAGGCCGAGGCCTTCAAGCGCGCGCTCGATTTCGCCAAATTCACCGTGGCCTCGGTCGAGTCCAAGCCCGGCAAGCGCCATCCCTGGCCGCCCTTCACCACCTCGACGCTGCAGCAGGAAGCCTCGCGCAAGCTCGGCATGTCCGCCTCGAACACGATGCGCACCGCGCAGCGTCTTTATGAAGGCGTCGATATCGGCGGCGAGACGGTGGGTCTCATTACGTATATGCGAACCGACGGCGTGCAGATCGCGCCGGAGGCGATTTCGCAGGTGCGCAGCTTTATCGGCCGCTCTTACGACAAACGGTATCTGCCCGGCGCGCCGCGCATGTACAAGACCAAGCAGAAGAACGCCCAGGAAGCGCATGAAGCCATCCGCCCGACGGATGTCTCGCGCCGTCCGGCCGATGTCCGCAAATATCTCGATCGCGATCAGTTCGCGCTCTACGAACTGATCTGGAAGCGCACCATCGCCAGCCAGATGGAATCCGCCGAAGTCGAGCGCACGACCGCCGACATCGTCGCCCAGGCGGGCGGCCGCGGCCTCGAACTGCGCGCCACCGGCACGGTCACGACCTTTGACGGCTTCCTGACGCTCTACCAGGAAGACACCGACGATCCGTCGGATGAGGACGGCAGCCGCCTGCCCCAGCTCGCCGCGCATGACGACCTCGACCGCCGCGAGATCAAGGCAACTCAGCATTTCACCGAGCCGCCGCCGCGCTACACCGAAGCCTCGCTCGTCAAGAAGATGGAAGAGCTCGGCATCGGCCGCCCCTCGACCTATGCGGCGACGCTCAGCGTTCTGCAGGACCGCGGCTATGTCACGCTCGACAAGAAGCGCTTCACCCCGTCGGACAACGGACGTCTGCTGACGGCCTTCCTCGAAAGCTTCTTCCGCCGCTATGTCGAATATGATTTCACCGCCGGCCTCGAAGAAAAGCTCGATCTGATCTCCGATCACGAGCTGAACTGGAAGGACGTGCTGCGCGATTTCTGGAAGGATTTCGAAGCGGCGATTTCCGGCACCAAGGAATTGCGCACGACCGAAGTGCTCGATGCGCTGAACGAGATCCTCGGACCGCATGTCTTCCCGGCACGCGCCGATGGCGGCGATCCGCGTCAGTGCCAAGTCTGCGGCACGGGACGCCTCTCGCTGAAGACCGGCAAGTTCGGCGCTTTCATCGGCTGCTCGAACTATCCGGAATGCCGCTATACGCGCCAGCTCTCCGTTCCTGCCAATAGTGATGCGACGGCCGGTGTCGGCGGCGACGGCGTGCGCGTGCTCGGTCCCGATCCGGATTCGGGTCTCGACGTGTCGGTGCGCGACGGCCGCTTCGGTCCGTATGTGCAGCTCGGCGAAGCCGTGGAGAAAGGCGATAAGCCCAAACGCGCCTCGATCCCCAAAGGCTGGTCGGTGCCCGAACTCGATCTCGAAAAGGCGCTGTCGCTTCTGTCTCTGCCGCGCGAAGTCGGCCTCGATCCGGAAAGCGGCAAGCCCATTCTTGCCGGCATCGGCCGCTACGGACCCTATGTCCAGCTCGACGGCACTTATGCGAGCCTGACCGGTGTCGACGAAGTCTTTGAAGTCGGCCTCAACCGTGCGGTGACGCTGATCGCTGAAAAGAAGGCCGGCGGCGGCAAGAGCCGGTTCGGCGCGCCGGCGAAGAATCTCGGCGATCATCCGGAAGGCGGTTCGGTGACGATGCGCGCCGGACGTTTCGGTCCCTATGTCAGCCACGGCAAGATCAACGCGACCATTCCGCGGAGCATGGATTCGGAAACGATCACGCTCGATGAAGCCGTTGCGCTGATCACCGCGAAGGCGGCGAGCGGCGGCGGCGGAAAAGGCCGCGGCAAGGCGCCATCGAAATCCAAGAAGGCGGCTTCCGCCAAAAAGCCCGCAGCAGAGAAACCGGCAGCGGCGAAGAAGCCGGCCGCGAAAAAGCCGGCCGCCAAGAAACCCGCAGCGAAGAAATCCGTTGCCAAGAAGCCCGCCAAGAGCGCGGCGAGCTAA
- the rnr gene encoding ribonuclease R, with translation MASPKKTPVLPSKEEIAAFIAEQSGKVGKREIGKAFGIKGGAAKIALKALLKDMEREGAVSRKRNRITRPGHLPPVVLADITARDDDGDLIATPAEWDEEHGPAPKILVSIPRRGKKPEIAPGIGDRALLRIEKNHDSGPSHIGRVIKILSRESERQLGIFRAKQGGGGRIDPVDKKKLGRAMDVAPGEEGGAKDGDLVAVDVITKGRYGTPAARVREKLGSLTSEKAISLVAIHTHGIPHVFPKDVLAEADSVQPAGLEGREDWRKVPLVTIDPADAKDHDDAVYAEADKDPANPGGFLVTVAIADVAAYVRPNTALDREAVMRGNSVYFPDRVVPMLPERISNDLCSLRPHENRPALAVRMVIDKEGRKKSHSFHRVLMRSAARLAYPQAQAAIDGHPDEVTGPILETILKPLWAAYAAVKKARDAREPLDLDLPERKILLDKNGAVDRVIVPPRLDAHRLIEEFMILANVAAAETLTAKKTPLTFRVHDAPSLEKLTALREFLDSLDIPFGKSEQVKPGQFNRVLKQVEGTEHQQVVNEVVLRSQAQAEYSPDNYGHFGLNLKKYAHFTSPIRRYADLIVHRALIRAHGFGEDGLPAHMTNEVLAEISASISAAERRAMAAERETVDRLIAHHLADRVGASFHGRISGVTRSGLFVNLAETGASGFVPASTLGRDYYVHDEQQHALIGEHTGEAFRLGDEVEVRLVEAVPVAGALRFEVLSEGRRMKPPGRGKRGMRRTRAEGRPKPSGRKSRRR, from the coding sequence TTGGCGTCACCGAAAAAAACCCCGGTACTGCCCTCGAAAGAAGAGATTGCGGCCTTTATTGCCGAACAGTCCGGGAAGGTCGGCAAGCGCGAGATCGGCAAAGCCTTCGGCATCAAAGGCGGCGCGGCGAAGATCGCGTTGAAAGCGCTCCTGAAAGACATGGAGCGCGAGGGCGCGGTAAGCCGCAAGCGCAATCGCATCACCCGCCCCGGCCATCTGCCGCCGGTCGTCCTGGCCGACATCACCGCCCGCGACGACGACGGCGATCTCATCGCAACCCCTGCCGAATGGGACGAGGAGCACGGTCCGGCGCCGAAAATCCTCGTCAGCATTCCGCGCCGCGGCAAGAAGCCGGAGATCGCGCCCGGCATTGGCGACCGAGCGCTTCTGCGCATCGAAAAGAACCATGACAGCGGCCCGAGCCATATCGGCCGCGTCATCAAGATCCTGTCGCGCGAAAGCGAGCGCCAGCTCGGCATCTTCCGCGCCAAACAGGGCGGCGGCGGGCGCATCGATCCCGTCGACAAGAAAAAGCTCGGCCGCGCAATGGATGTCGCACCGGGAGAAGAAGGCGGCGCCAAAGACGGCGATCTCGTCGCCGTCGATGTGATTACCAAAGGACGCTACGGCACGCCCGCGGCGCGCGTCCGCGAAAAGCTCGGATCGCTGACGAGCGAAAAGGCGATCAGCCTTGTTGCGATCCACACGCACGGCATTCCGCATGTCTTCCCGAAGGATGTGCTGGCGGAAGCAGACAGCGTACAGCCCGCAGGGCTTGAGGGCCGCGAGGACTGGCGCAAAGTCCCGCTTGTAACCATCGATCCCGCCGATGCCAAAGACCATGACGACGCCGTCTATGCGGAAGCGGATAAAGACCCGGCCAATCCCGGCGGCTTCCTCGTCACCGTCGCGATTGCCGATGTCGCCGCCTATGTGCGCCCCAACACAGCGCTCGACCGCGAAGCGGTGATGCGGGGCAATTCCGTCTATTTCCCCGACCGTGTCGTGCCGATGCTGCCCGAGCGCATCTCGAACGATCTGTGTTCGCTGCGCCCGCACGAGAACCGCCCGGCGCTTGCCGTGCGCATGGTCATCGACAAAGAGGGCCGCAAGAAAAGCCACAGCTTCCATCGCGTGCTGATGCGCTCGGCGGCGCGTCTTGCCTATCCGCAGGCGCAGGCGGCGATCGACGGCCATCCGGACGAAGTGACGGGGCCTATCCTCGAGACGATCCTCAAACCGCTCTGGGCGGCCTATGCGGCGGTGAAGAAGGCGCGCGATGCGCGCGAGCCGCTCGATCTCGATCTGCCGGAACGCAAAATCCTTCTCGACAAGAACGGCGCGGTGGACCGTGTCATCGTTCCGCCGCGTCTCGATGCACACCGGCTGATCGAGGAGTTCATGATCCTCGCAAACGTTGCCGCCGCCGAGACGCTGACGGCGAAGAAGACGCCGCTGACCTTCCGCGTCCACGATGCGCCCTCGCTCGAAAAGCTGACCGCACTGCGAGAATTCCTCGACAGCCTCGATATTCCCTTCGGCAAGAGCGAACAGGTCAAGCCCGGCCAGTTCAACCGCGTGCTGAAACAGGTCGAGGGCACCGAGCACCAGCAGGTCGTCAATGAAGTCGTGCTGCGTTCGCAGGCGCAGGCCGAATACTCACCCGACAACTACGGCCATTTCGGCCTGAACCTGAAAAAGTACGCACATTTCACCTCGCCCATCCGCCGCTATGCCGACCTCATCGTCCATCGCGCGCTGATCCGCGCCCATGGCTTCGGCGAAGACGGGTTGCCGGCGCATATGACGAATGAGGTTTTGGCCGAGATATCAGCCTCGATCTCCGCCGCCGAACGGCGCGCCATGGCGGCCGAACGCGAAACGGTCGACCGTCTCATCGCCCATCACCTCGCCGACCGTGTCGGCGCGAGTTTCCACGGGCGCATTTCCGGCGTAACCCGTTCGGGACTTTTCGTAAATTTGGCTGAAACCGGCGCGTCGGGCTTTGTCCCCGCCTCCACCCTCGGCCGTGACTACTATGTTCATGATGAACAGCAGCATGCGCTGATCGGCGAGCACACCGGCGAGGCCTTCCGCCTCGGCGATGAGGTCGAGGTGCGTCTCGTTGAAGCGGTCCCGGTCGCTGGCGCTCTGCGCTTCGAAGTCCTATCTGAGGGGCGCCGGATGAAGCCGCCTGGCCGCGGCAAGCGCGGTATGCGCCGCACGCGAGCCGAAGGCAGGCCCAAGCCATCCGGCAGAAAGTCGAGACGGCGATGA
- a CDS encoding DUF983 domain-containing protein, with protein sequence MMATGTTRTLPTRDVAQASWRGMRGRCPQCGKGKLFASFLKVNEFCPECGEALHHHRADDAPPYVVITIVGHIIVGGALYLEKAYAPEMWIQMALWVPLTVILSVALLQPVKGALIGVQWALRMHGFDPNSPEAQEPPPSALKAAAR encoded by the coding sequence ATGATGGCCACGGGAACGACACGCACCCTCCCCACGCGGGATGTTGCACAGGCCTCCTGGCGCGGCATGCGCGGGCGCTGCCCGCAGTGCGGCAAGGGCAAGCTGTTCGCCTCCTTCCTCAAGGTCAACGAGTTCTGCCCCGAATGCGGTGAGGCCCTGCATCACCACCGGGCGGACGATGCGCCGCCTTATGTCGTCATCACGATCGTCGGCCACATCATTGTCGGCGGTGCACTGTATCTCGAAAAAGCCTATGCGCCGGAGATGTGGATCCAGATGGCGCTGTGGGTGCCGCTGACCGTCATCCTGTCTGTCGCTCTGCTGCAGCCGGTCAAAGGCGCGCTGATCGGCGTGCAATGGGCGCTGCGCATGCACGGCTTCGATCCGAACTCTCCGGAAGCGCAAGAGCCGCCGCCCTCGGCGCTCAAGGCCGCAGCGCGGTGA
- a CDS encoding NUDIX hydrolase has protein sequence MNPGLKDQPRPPYHPSQKRPRDAAVLILLDRSGPQTKVLLGQRHSGHVFMPGLHVFPGGKVEAADARAPATGHLPPHVERRLLSDVRRPSSLRARAYALAAIRELAEETGLMLGRKPAHVPAMAGDWKPFAAAGVVPNLDHLFLVCRSITPPGLARRYDTRFFATDLSDVCHRIEGVIHKDAELVELRWTPLGHTDGLHLHQITRLVLQELEARLKSGLERDLPVPFYRPRKGRYHRDEI, from the coding sequence ATGAATCCGGGACTGAAAGATCAGCCGCGCCCTCCCTATCATCCGTCGCAGAAGCGGCCGCGCGATGCGGCCGTGCTCATTCTGCTCGACCGCTCCGGTCCGCAAACCAAGGTGCTTTTAGGCCAGCGCCATAGCGGGCATGTGTTCATGCCGGGCCTGCATGTCTTCCCCGGCGGCAAGGTCGAAGCTGCCGATGCCCGCGCGCCGGCAACCGGCCATCTGCCGCCGCATGTCGAACGCCGTCTCTTGTCGGATGTCCGCCGCCCCTCTTCGCTGCGCGCCCGCGCCTATGCGCTTGCCGCGATCCGCGAACTTGCCGAAGAGACCGGACTGATGCTCGGCAGGAAGCCCGCACATGTCCCGGCAATGGCCGGAGACTGGAAGCCGTTTGCCGCGGCCGGCGTCGTGCCGAACCTCGATCATCTGTTTCTCGTCTGCCGCTCGATCACCCCGCCCGGCCTTGCCCGGCGCTACGACACGCGTTTCTTCGCAACCGACCTTTCGGATGTCTGCCACCGGATCGAAGGGGTCATCCATAAAGACGCGGAGCTGGTCGAGCTGCGCTGGACCCCGCTCGGCCACACCGACGGGCTGCACCTCCACCAGATCACCCGCCTGGTGCTCCAGGAGCTCGAGGCGCGGCTGAAGAGCGGGCTGGAGCGGGACCTGCCGGTACCTTTCTACCGCCCCCGCAAGGGCCGGTATCACCGGGACGAAATCTAG
- the rpmG gene encoding 50S ribosomal protein L33 translates to MAKSAMIKIKLVSSADTGFFYVAKKNARTMTEKLVLKKYDPVARKHVEFRESKIK, encoded by the coding sequence ATGGCCAAGTCCGCCATGATCAAGATCAAGCTCGTCAGCTCGGCTGACACGGGCTTCTTTTACGTTGCCAAGAAGAACGCCCGCACCATGACGGAAAAGCTCGTTCTCAAGAAGTACGACCCGGTCGCTCGCAAGCACGTCGAGTTCCGCGAGTCCAAAATCAAGTAA
- a CDS encoding PleD family two-component system response regulator, protein MPARVLVVDDVLANVKLLEARLTAEYFEVVTAMSGQEALDVCARAQCDIVLLDIMMPGMDGFEVCRRLKADPATHHIPIVIITALDQPSDRVKGLEAGADDFLTKPVSDIALLARVRSLTRLKMMTDELRLRAVSGHQAGMAAVATDTILDNGLNGRILIVDDRAASTERIQTALRDTHTVDVESSPQEALFRAAETEYDLMIVSLGFTDFDALRLCSQARSLERTRNLPLLLIAEQEDTARVLRGLDLGVNDYLVRPIDRNELVARVMTQVRRKRYADRLRTNVQQSMELALTDSLTGLYNRRYMETHLETLIEKASQTERPLALVLIDIDHFKPINDTYGHDAGDEVLRQFSTRLQSSVRGIDLACRYGGEEFVVVMPDADLSVARAVGERLRRNIAAEQFPVSKGVKKIDVTISVGIAMRREGDAADTILKRADEALYQAKRDGRNRVVSDAA, encoded by the coding sequence ATGCCCGCCCGCGTTCTCGTCGTTGACGACGTCCTTGCCAATGTAAAGCTGCTCGAAGCGCGGCTGACGGCGGAGTATTTCGAAGTCGTCACGGCGATGAGCGGACAGGAGGCGCTCGACGTGTGCGCCCGGGCGCAGTGCGACATCGTCCTGCTCGACATCATGATGCCGGGTATGGACGGGTTCGAGGTCTGCCGCCGCCTGAAGGCGGACCCGGCGACCCATCACATCCCGATCGTGATCATCACCGCGCTCGATCAGCCGTCCGACCGCGTGAAGGGTCTTGAAGCCGGCGCCGACGATTTCCTGACCAAGCCGGTGTCCGATATCGCACTGCTCGCCCGCGTGCGCAGCCTGACGCGCCTGAAGATGATGACCGACGAGCTGCGCCTGCGTGCGGTCTCCGGCCATCAGGCCGGCATGGCGGCAGTTGCGACCGATACCATCCTCGACAACGGCCTCAACGGCCGCATCCTGATCGTCGATGACCGTGCCGCCTCCACCGAGCGCATCCAGACGGCGCTGCGGGACACGCATACCGTAGATGTCGAATCCTCCCCGCAGGAAGCGCTTTTCCGTGCAGCGGAGACGGAATACGATCTGATGATCGTCAGCCTCGGCTTTACCGATTTCGACGCGCTGCGCCTGTGCAGCCAGGCGCGCTCGCTTGAGCGCACGCGCAATCTGCCGCTGCTTCTCATCGCCGAACAGGAGGACACCGCGCGGGTTCTGCGTGGTCTCGATCTTGGCGTGAACGATTACCTCGTCCGTCCGATCGACAGGAACGAACTCGTTGCGCGCGTGATGACCCAAGTCCGGCGCAAGCGTTATGCCGACCGGCTGCGCACCAATGTTCAGCAGAGCATGGAACTTGCGCTGACCGACTCTCTGACCGGACTGTATAACCGCCGCTATATGGAAACTCATCTTGAGACCTTGATTGAAAAGGCCTCGCAGACGGAACGGCCGCTGGCGCTCGTCTTGATCGATATTGATCATTTCAAGCCGATCAACGACACCTACGGCCACGACGCTGGAGATGAGGTCCTTCGCCAGTTCTCCACCAGATTGCAGTCGAGTGTGCGCGGCATTGATCTCGCGTGTCGTTACGGCGGTGAAGAATTCGTCGTCGTGATGCCCGATGCTGATCTGTCCGTTGCACGCGCCGTCGGTGAAAGACTTCGCCGCAACATCGCAGCCGAACAGTTTCCAGTATCCAAGGGCGTGAAGAAGATCGACGTCACGATCTCGGTTGGTATTGCCATGCGTCGCGAAGGCGATGCCGCAGATACGATACTGAAGCGCGCAGATGAGGCGCTGTATCAAGCGAAGCGCGATGGACGTAATCGCGTGGTTTCGGACGCAGCCTGA
- a CDS encoding response regulator, whose amino-acid sequence MGKTILIVEDNELNMKLFNDLLEANGYSTVQTRNGIEAVALARQHRPNLILMDIQLPEVSGLEVTKWLKEDPDLKHIPVVAITAFAMKGDEERIREGGCEAYLSKPISVAKFLETVRHFLPD is encoded by the coding sequence ATGGGAAAGACTATCCTCATCGTGGAGGACAATGAGCTCAATATGAAGCTCTTCAACGACCTCCTCGAGGCCAACGGATACTCGACGGTTCAGACCCGCAACGGCATCGAGGCGGTGGCGCTGGCGCGCCAGCATCGTCCGAACCTCATCCTCATGGACATTCAGCTGCCGGAAGTTTCGGGCCTCGAAGTCACCAAATGGCTGAAAGAGGATCCGGACCTCAAACACATTCCCGTCGTCGCCATCACCGCGTTTGCGATGAAGGGCGATGAGGAACGCATCCGCGAAGGCGGCTGCGAAGCCTATCTGTCGAAACCCATTTCGGTCGCGAAGTTTCTCGAGACCGTGCGTCACTTCCTGCCGGATTGA
- a CDS encoding DUF3572 domain-containing protein → MQGNLKELKNASELAVSALVFLAADPERLGRFLALSGIDPQTIRLAAKEPGFLAGVLEHISGDEKLLLAFAEENQVRPQEVSRARALLAGPMPE, encoded by the coding sequence ATGCAGGGCAATTTAAAAGAACTTAAGAATGCCAGTGAGTTAGCTGTGAGCGCGTTGGTGTTTCTGGCGGCCGATCCGGAGCGTTTGGGCCGTTTCCTTGCCCTTTCGGGCATAGACCCGCAGACGATTCGCCTGGCGGCCAAAGAACCGGGCTTTCTGGCGGGGGTGCTGGAGCACATTTCGGGGGATGAAAAACTCCTCCTTGCCTTTGCCGAAGAGAACCAGGTCCGGCCCCAAGAGGTGAGCCGGGCGCGGGCCCTTCTGGCCGGTCCGATGCCGGAATGA